In Brettanomyces nanus chromosome 3, complete sequence, a single genomic region encodes these proteins:
- a CDS encoding uncharacterized protein (BUSCO:EOG09343PRK), which translates to MSEEELNKKTQELSLSEKAEDSEDATKAEEIPESEGAPETGAEEETKETTKPGESEEKKEVTVLENKEEFTVKHPLNSKWTLWYTKPAVDNSESWADLLKPIVSFNTVEEFWGVYHAVPKAADLPMKSDYHLFRDDIKPEWEDKTNAEGGKWSCQIRSKKADIHDLWTRSLLSVIGETIEPDEQNEVNGVVLNVRKNGFRIGLWTKTCNRAALKPIGERFKKVLKLSDNETIEFMSHKESGDRNAAPLIIM; encoded by the coding sequence ATGTCTGAGGAAGAACTTAACAAGAAAACGCAAGAGTTATCATTATCGGAAAAGGCCGAGGATTCTGAGGACGCAACGAAGGCTGAAGAAATTCCAGAATCGGAAGGTGCCCCAGAAACAGgggctgaagaagagactaAAGAAACTACAAAGCCAGGGGAATCcgaggagaagaaagaagttaCCGTGTTAGAAAACAAGGAAGAGTTTACAGTCAAGCATCCACTTAACTCCAAATGGACCTTGTGGTATACAAAACCAGCTGTTGATAACAGTGAGAGCTGGGCAGACTTGTTGAAGCCTATAGTTTCTTTCAATACAGTTGAAGAGTTTTGGGGTGTCTATCACGCCGTTCCAAAGGCTGCCGATCTTCCAATGAAGTCAGATTACCATCTTTTTAGAGATGATATTAAGCCAGAGTGGGAAGACAAAACAAATGCTGAAGGTGGTAAGTGGTCGTGTCAAATCAGATCTAAAAAGGCAGATATCCATGACCTTTGGACCAGGTCTCTTTTGAGTGTCATCGGAGAGACAATCGAGCCCGATGAACAAAATGAAGTCAATGGTGTTGTTTTGAACGTGAGAAAGAATGGTTTCAGAATTGGTTTGTGGACAAAGACTTGCAATCGTGCCGCTTTGAAACCAATTGGAGAGAGATTTAAGAAGGTTCTTAAATTGTCTGATAATGAGACTATCGAGTTCATGAGCCACAAGGAATCCGGCGATAGAAACGCTGCTCCATTGATTATCATGTAA